Proteins encoded by one window of Salarias fasciatus chromosome 1, fSalaFa1.1, whole genome shotgun sequence:
- the nhsb gene encoding Nance-Horan syndrome protein isoform X3: MPFAKRIVEPQLLCRHPIPNDEGLLFEDLCAISNVVLSRTLRQLSDLARHACSLFQELENDIITTNQRVWVLQNKIGQIQQTASALDPKKEAVPVSNLDIESKLSAHYQAPWHQQHNVFHPCTRPSCLEELHRSAQLSLRALHRDEQQCQRSTSRERNRVTISISVAPPMPTFPSPHTIRRQQRSRLARAQERAERERELDYQPRKERTVRETEIQTVQKKERQGREADNQTIQRKFECFYSLHPIEGCIFIPWNRKATSAGESEDGEVLGGNRAKAQAPSAPTTQDKQTNWSKENVPPSDQKACGDSHAISSCIIPINVTGVGFDREASARCSLVHSQSVLQRRRKLRRRKTITGIPKRVQQDMDSDESPVARERTVIIHANPHQLSLCQEDLSISGRLHHTRDSGCQTDDFLIACTAAPSRRRIRAQRGHQGIPASLSHSTGNISSLGDQSDSTYTTAATHGGRLRSRSLPREGGRLMDSDEDDDDDNYDDDDEDEELSPYEAEDFIPPGPSPRMKMMLMKDEEESTDDQAAPEPLQLGSLKRMQRSGERDRGGGGGGSPEHSWMERGRSRLPRKADMGSCEISSSSDTFSSPIHSVSTTGVLGSHVDHKEDHQSSSGNWSGSSSTCPSQTSETIPPPSSPPLTGSSHCDSELSLNTVPNAIDEGFSLDPSYHSDLRPQGQGHRSSSFTSSATDQLDDAGVSTASEGEWTYPPDQDQIDADQDPDQTQNLSRSHGLVQEYSSKNSLEDQSSFSDKTSNTDKEVGSQYSTDTEGFYSSSVHFGECNQSYRAYTYNYADPGPDCAQTNTVAAPLTHGAYPQRSADFRTGTMTLGRTCRPLRKPKVKPPPPKRTSSLKETSSYVDVGTDTQADQDQPKMVSEQDLTLSSTDIKLELDLELGGAPEPLQTSCLVAEPLGAWGMGLGETVDIVEPMSFSSADTHSFKDEGAVQSDYADLWLHNNELKSNNETQTQAPVQSCEIRAASPPLPPGDFKLGSPEKLAGLASPSSGYSSQSETPTSTLPSSSAAFFPGPLSPSTGKRKPKVPERKSSLSSLQHFPRDGVSISSCYKRDPDFPPPPSQLDLNVLHGGYVRHTLSHRTHHMHTLHHSKHRVANALATGTKLLTPEATTTNPQSSSNSASTIPSSNLLVITPSALRSVQLHPINQSTDQQSTSTTDQEISSTETATRPKCPPIGATLAPPPINTRPLPPRRPPPRPPGHDFTSSPEHSQPTPPGRHPDGPPSYESLLLRQDRYGPGTFWAMTAFRARMDPLSDHEDSSPLHRPVPRAPHPSPVDLHTHIHSHTEFRGLTHSTHAHPEFRVLGERSFSQDDDDDEEEEEEEEEPVKEPPRAACYRGGMRSDHPPPPAYEFAGGSHLDSGPWASPVKVPGNTLETSHPYLISDARKGGQEEQEEEEEVTSGATRSAHQHHPHESKDDSTTPDTEDYFSKDSTPSDNSLSPMMDDAKVDDDIIITSPNKTRTTEDLFAMIHRSKRKVLGRKDSGDLNMKSRLCPPPPVPPSNVSTVVIPPAPPLNIPPTLAMAAGSQRAPVPIYRSAKKSSTSNEEFKLLLLKKGSRSDSSYRMSATEILKSPITPKTPGESLQEGPIRQAEEPPSTLQEHPIPGLEPIQIPGLFPRANSESFTPKTLPMSAASRQGRSRIPPVANSSRYSTRSRLYTAPMQAISEGETENSDGSPHDDRSS, from the exons CGGTGTCAAACCTGGATATAGAGAGCAAGCTGTCAGCTCATTATCAGGCTCCATGGCACCAGCAACACAACGTGTTTCATCCCTGCACCCGGCCGTCctgtctggaggagctgcaccGGAGCGCTCAGCTCAGTCTCAGAGCTCTACACCGAG ACGAGCAACAGTGCCAGCGGTCCACGAGCAGGGAGAGAAACAGGGTGACCATCTCGATCTCAGTGGCGCCCCCCATGCCCACCTTCCCCTCCCCGCACACCATCCGCAGGCAGCAGAGGAGTCGCCTGGCACGAGCG CAAGAGAGAGCGGAAAGAGAGCGAGAGTTAGACTATCAACCGAGGAAG GAGAGGACTGTGAGAGAAACTGAGATCCAGACAGTGcagaaaaaa gAGAGGCAAGGGAGAGAAGCAGATAATCAGACGATCCAAAGAAAg TTTGAGTGCTTTTACTCACTTCACCCTATTGAAGGTTGCATCTTCATTCCATGGAACAGAAAG GCTACCTCGGCAGGGGAAAGCGAAGATGGCGAAGTCTTGGGAGGAAATCGAGCTAAAGCCCAGGCCCCCAGCGCCCCCACCACCCAGGATAAACAGACAAACTGGTCAAAGGAAAATGTTCCACCATCAGATCAGAAGGCGTGCGGTGACAGTCATGCCATCTCGTCCTGCATCATTCCCATCAACGTCACAG GAGTGGGGTTTGACAGGGAAGCAAGTGCTCGCTGCTCTCTGGTTCACTCGCAGTCAGTTCTTCAGAGGAGAaggaagctgaggaggaggaagactaTCACAGGAATACCCAAAAGAGTGCAACAGGACATGG aTTCAGATGAATCACCCGTAGCAAGAGAACGCACAGTGATTATCCATGCCAACCCCCACCAACTCTCTCTATGTCAAGAAGACCTCTCAATCAGTGGTCGTCTTCATCACACCCGCGATTCTGGCTGCCAGACAGATGATTTCCTTATAGCAT GTACAGCTGCTCCCTCCAGAAGGCGCATTAGAGCTCAGCGTGGCCATCAGGGAATTCCTGCCTCTCTGTCCCATTCAACGGGTAACATTTCCTCCCTGGGTGACCAATCAGACTCCACATACACTACGGCTGCAACCCACGGTGGACGCTTGCGCTCGCGCAGTCTTCCACGAGAGGGTGGACGTCTGATGGACAgcgatgaagatgatgatgatgacaattacgacgacgatgatgaagatgaagagctGTCACCTTACGAAGCAGAGGATTTTATTCCACCTGGCCCTAGTCCTCGCATGAAGATGATGTTGATGAAGgacgaagaagaaagtacagACGATCAGGCAGCTCCTGAGCCACTGCAACTTGGAAGCCTAAAACGGATGCAGCGATccggagagagagacagagggggtggtggaggggggagtCCAGAGCATAGCTGGATGGAGAGAGGCCGTTCTCGGTTGCCTCGCAAGGCTGACATGGGTAGCTGTGAGATCTCATCCAGTTCCGATACTTTCAGCAGCCCTATTCACTCAGTGTCGACAACAGGAGTCCTGGGCAGCCATGTGGACCACAAGGAAGATCACCAGTCATCAAGTGGGAACTGGAGCGGTTCCAGCTCTACCTGTCCCTCACAAACATCTGAAACCATCCCACCACCCTCTTCTCCACCCTTGACAGGCTCATCCCACTGTGATTCAGAGCTGTCTCTTAACACTGTTCCCAATGCCATTGATGAGGGTTTCAGCCTGGATCCCTCATACCATTCTGACCTCAGACCCCAGGGACAGGGTCACAGATCAAGCTCATTCACATCCTCAGCCACAGACCAGCTGGATGATGCTGGGGTCAGTACAGCAAGTGAGGGTGAGTGGACATATCctccagaccaagaccagataGATGCAGACCAGGACCCCGACCAGACCCAAAACCTTAGCCGGAGTCATGGGCTAGTTCAGGAGTACAGCTCTAAAAATAGTCTTGAAGACCAGTCGAGTTTCAGTGACAAAACTAGCAACACCGACAAAGAGGTTGGCTCTCAATACTCAACTGATACAGAGGGTTTCTACTCCTCCTCTGTGCATTTTGGGGAGTGTAATCAGAGTTACAGAGCATACACGTATAACTATGCAGACCCAGGGCCTGACTGTGCTCAGACCAACACTGTGGCAGCACCACTAACACACGGAGCTTATCCCCAACGATCAGCCGACTTCAGAACAGGCACTATGACCTTGGGAAGGACCTGTCGTCCATTAAGGAAACCAAAAGTCAAACCTCCACCACCCAAAAGGACCTCTTCACTGAAGGAGACCAGTAGTTATGTTGACGTTGGAACGGATACACAGGCCGATCAGGATCAACCAAAGATGGTTAGTGAACAAGACCTGACCTTGTCTTCCACAGATATAAAACTGGAACTGGACCTAGAGCTTGGTGGTGCTCCAGAACCATTACAGACATCTTGTCTAGTGGCAGAGCCTTTGGGAGCTTGGGGTATGGGACTAGGTGAAACTGTGGATATAGTAGAGCCCATGTCCTTTAGTTCGGCAGACACGCACTCATTTAAGGATGAAGGTGCTGTGCAATCTGACTATGCAGACCTGTGGCTGCACAACAATGAGCTAAAGTCGAACAATG aaaCCCAAACCCAGGCCCCTGTTCAGTCCTGTGAGATTAGGGCCGCCAGTCCACCTCTCCCTCCTGGAGACTTCAAACTTGGCTCGCCAGAAAAGCTGGCTGGCCTTGCATCACCATCAAGTGGTTATTCCAGTCAATCAGAGACTCCAACCTCAACCTTGCCCTCATCTTCGGCAGCATTCTTCCCAGGACCACTATCTCCTTCAACTGGCAAAAGAAAACCCAAAGTGCCAGAGAGGAAGTCTTCCCTCTCTTCCCTGCAGCACTTCCCCAGAGATGGAGTTTCCATTTCTTCTTGCTATAAAAGAGATCCTGACtttccacctccaccttcccaGCTTGATCTTAATGTTCTTCATGGTGGCTATGTAAGACACACACTATCTCACCGGACACACCACATGCATACACTTcaccacagcaaacacagagTTGCAAATGCTCTAGCCACTGGAACAAAACTTTTGACTCCTGAGGCAACTACGACCAACCCACAATCAAGTTCAAATTCGGCCTCAACAATTCCCAGCTCAAATCTGCTAGTAATCACACCATCGGCTCTTCGTTCAGTACAGCTCCATCCTATTAACCAGTCTACTGATCAGCAGAGTACTTCCACAACAGACCAGGAAATAAGTTCAACAGAGACTGCTACAAGACCCAAATGTCCTCCGATTGGTGCTACATTGGCTCCCCCGCCTATTAACACGAGGCCTCTGCCTCCTCGCAGACCACCTCCGAGACCTCCAGGTCATGACTTCACGTCATCCCCGGAACATTCACAACCAACTCCCCCTGGCCGCCACCCCGATGGGCCACCATCCTACGAAAGCCTGCTACTCAGACAGGACCGCTATGGACCTGGAACATTTTGGGCCATGACAGCTTTCAGAGCTCGAATGGACCCATTGTCAGATCATGAGGACAGCTCACCCCTGCATCGACCGGTGCCACGCGCGCCTCACCCTTCGCCGGTggatttacacacacatatccactcacacacagagttcagagGGCTCACTCACTCAACTCATGCACATCCTGAGTTTAGAGTTTTGGGGGAACGGTCATTTTCCCAggatgatgatgacgacgaagaggaagaagaagaagaggaagagccagTGAAGGAGCCACCTAGGGCTGCATGTTACAGAGGAGGCATGCGATCAGATCACCCTCCGCCCCCAGCATATGAATTTGCTGGGGGATCCCACTTAGACTCAGGGCCCTGGGCTAGTCCTGTCAAAGTGCCTGGTAACACACTGGAGACATCGCATCCTTACCTAATCAGCGATGCAAGGAAAGGAGGACAAGAAgagcaagaagaagaggaggaagtgacaTCAGGTGCTACCAGAAGTGCCCATCAGCATCACCCACATGAGAGCAAAGACGACTCCACAACTCCTGACACAGAGGATTACTTCAGTAAAG ATTCCACACCTAGTGATAATTCGCTCTCGCCAATGATGGATGACGCCAAAGTGGATGACGACATCATTATCACATCACCCAACAAGACCCGAACTACTGAGGACCTGTTTGCAATGATACACAG ATCCAAGAGAAAGGTCCTGGGCCGTAAAGATTCAGGAGATCTGAACATGAAGTCCCGCCTATGCCCACCGCCTCCAGTGCCCCCCAGCAATGTGTCTACTGTTGTGATCCCACCGGCCCCTCCTCTCAACATTCCACCTACTTTAGCCATGGCTGCAGGTTCACAAAGAGCCCCCGTGCCAATTTATCGCAGCGCCAAGAAGTCCAGCACGTCCAACGAGGAGTTTAAACTCCTGCTGCTGAAAAAGGGTAGCAGGTCAGATTCCAGCTACCGCATGTCGGCTACCGAGATTCTGAAAAGCCCCATCACCCCAAAAACGCCAGGGGAGTCCCTTCAGGAAGGACCCATCAGGCAGGCTGAGGAACCACCTTCTACACTCCAGGAGCACCCTATTCCAGGCCTGGAGCCAATCCAGATTCCGGGACTTTTTCCCAGGGCAAACTCTGAGAGCTTCACCCCCAAAACCCTCCCTATGTCAGCTGCGTCTCGGCAGGGACGTTCTCGGATCCCGCCTGTAGCCAACAGCAGCCGCTATAGTACACGCAGCCGCCTCTACACAGCCCCCATGCAAGCCATTTCTGAAGGGGAGACGGAGAACTCAGACGGTAGCCCCCATGATGACAGGTCGTCCTAA
- the nhsb gene encoding Nance-Horan syndrome protein isoform X2: MPFAKRIVEPQLLCRHPIPNDEGLLFEDLCAISNVVLSRTLRQLSDLARHACSLFQELENDIITTNQRVWVLQNKIGQIQQTASALDPKKEAVPVSNLDIESKLSAHYQAPWHQQHNVFHPCTRPSCLEELHRSAQLSLRALHRDEQQCQRSTSRERNRVTISISVAPPMPTFPSPHTIRRQQRSRLARAQERAERERELDYQPRKERTVRETEIQTVQKKERQGREADNQTIQRKATSAGESEDGEVLGGNRAKAQAPSAPTTQDKQTNWSKENVPPSDQKACGDSHAISSCIIPINVTGVGFDREASARCSLVHSQSVLQRRRKLRRRKTITGIPKRVQQDMDSDESPVARERTVIIHANPHQLSLCQEDLSISGRLHHTRDSGCQTDDFLIACTAAPSRRRIRAQRGHQGIPASLSHSTGNISSLGDQSDSTYTTAATHGGRLRSRSLPREGGRLMDSDEDDDDDNYDDDDEDEELSPYEAEDFIPPGPSPRMKMMLMKDEEESTDDQAAPEPLQLGSLKRMQRSGERDRGGGGGGSPEHSWMERGRSRLPRKADMGSCEISSSSDTFSSPIHSVSTTGVLGSHVDHKEDHQSSSGNWSGSSSTCPSQTSETIPPPSSPPLTGSSHCDSELSLNTVPNAIDEGFSLDPSYHSDLRPQGQGHRSSSFTSSATDQLDDAGVSTASEGEWTYPPDQDQIDADQDPDQTQNLSRSHGLVQEYSSKNSLEDQSSFSDKTSNTDKEVGSQYSTDTEGFYSSSVHFGECNQSYRAYTYNYADPGPDCAQTNTVAAPLTHGAYPQRSADFRTGTMTLGRTCRPLRKPKVKPPPPKRTSSLKETSSYVDVGTDTQADQDQPKMVSEQDLTLSSTDIKLELDLELGGAPEPLQTSCLVAEPLGAWGMGLGETVDIVEPMSFSSADTHSFKDEGAVQSDYADLWLHNNELKSNNGEYTSMSNSSTATGTTVMECIKSPDSSSSSTETQTQAPVQSCEIRAASPPLPPGDFKLGSPEKLAGLASPSSGYSSQSETPTSTLPSSSAAFFPGPLSPSTGKRKPKVPERKSSLSSLQHFPRDGVSISSCYKRDPDFPPPPSQLDLNVLHGGYVRHTLSHRTHHMHTLHHSKHRVANALATGTKLLTPEATTTNPQSSSNSASTIPSSNLLVITPSALRSVQLHPINQSTDQQSTSTTDQEISSTETATRPKCPPIGATLAPPPINTRPLPPRRPPPRPPGHDFTSSPEHSQPTPPGRHPDGPPSYESLLLRQDRYGPGTFWAMTAFRARMDPLSDHEDSSPLHRPVPRAPHPSPVDLHTHIHSHTEFRGLTHSTHAHPEFRVLGERSFSQDDDDDEEEEEEEEEPVKEPPRAACYRGGMRSDHPPPPAYEFAGGSHLDSGPWASPVKVPGNTLETSHPYLISDARKGGQEEQEEEEEVTSGATRSAHQHHPHESKDDSTTPDTEDYFSKDSTPSDNSLSPMMDDAKVDDDIIITSPNKTRTTEDLFAMIHRSKRKVLGRKDSGDLNMKSRLCPPPPVPPSNVSTVVIPPAPPLNIPPTLAMAAGSQRAPVPIYRSAKKSSTSNEEFKLLLLKKGSRSDSSYRMSATEILKSPITPKTPGESLQEGPIRQAEEPPSTLQEHPIPGLEPIQIPGLFPRANSESFTPKTLPMSAASRQGRSRIPPVANSSRYSTRSRLYTAPMQAISEGETENSDGSPHDDRSS, from the exons CGGTGTCAAACCTGGATATAGAGAGCAAGCTGTCAGCTCATTATCAGGCTCCATGGCACCAGCAACACAACGTGTTTCATCCCTGCACCCGGCCGTCctgtctggaggagctgcaccGGAGCGCTCAGCTCAGTCTCAGAGCTCTACACCGAG ACGAGCAACAGTGCCAGCGGTCCACGAGCAGGGAGAGAAACAGGGTGACCATCTCGATCTCAGTGGCGCCCCCCATGCCCACCTTCCCCTCCCCGCACACCATCCGCAGGCAGCAGAGGAGTCGCCTGGCACGAGCG CAAGAGAGAGCGGAAAGAGAGCGAGAGTTAGACTATCAACCGAGGAAG GAGAGGACTGTGAGAGAAACTGAGATCCAGACAGTGcagaaaaaa gAGAGGCAAGGGAGAGAAGCAGATAATCAGACGATCCAAAGAAAg GCTACCTCGGCAGGGGAAAGCGAAGATGGCGAAGTCTTGGGAGGAAATCGAGCTAAAGCCCAGGCCCCCAGCGCCCCCACCACCCAGGATAAACAGACAAACTGGTCAAAGGAAAATGTTCCACCATCAGATCAGAAGGCGTGCGGTGACAGTCATGCCATCTCGTCCTGCATCATTCCCATCAACGTCACAG GAGTGGGGTTTGACAGGGAAGCAAGTGCTCGCTGCTCTCTGGTTCACTCGCAGTCAGTTCTTCAGAGGAGAaggaagctgaggaggaggaagactaTCACAGGAATACCCAAAAGAGTGCAACAGGACATGG aTTCAGATGAATCACCCGTAGCAAGAGAACGCACAGTGATTATCCATGCCAACCCCCACCAACTCTCTCTATGTCAAGAAGACCTCTCAATCAGTGGTCGTCTTCATCACACCCGCGATTCTGGCTGCCAGACAGATGATTTCCTTATAGCAT GTACAGCTGCTCCCTCCAGAAGGCGCATTAGAGCTCAGCGTGGCCATCAGGGAATTCCTGCCTCTCTGTCCCATTCAACGGGTAACATTTCCTCCCTGGGTGACCAATCAGACTCCACATACACTACGGCTGCAACCCACGGTGGACGCTTGCGCTCGCGCAGTCTTCCACGAGAGGGTGGACGTCTGATGGACAgcgatgaagatgatgatgatgacaattacgacgacgatgatgaagatgaagagctGTCACCTTACGAAGCAGAGGATTTTATTCCACCTGGCCCTAGTCCTCGCATGAAGATGATGTTGATGAAGgacgaagaagaaagtacagACGATCAGGCAGCTCCTGAGCCACTGCAACTTGGAAGCCTAAAACGGATGCAGCGATccggagagagagacagagggggtggtggaggggggagtCCAGAGCATAGCTGGATGGAGAGAGGCCGTTCTCGGTTGCCTCGCAAGGCTGACATGGGTAGCTGTGAGATCTCATCCAGTTCCGATACTTTCAGCAGCCCTATTCACTCAGTGTCGACAACAGGAGTCCTGGGCAGCCATGTGGACCACAAGGAAGATCACCAGTCATCAAGTGGGAACTGGAGCGGTTCCAGCTCTACCTGTCCCTCACAAACATCTGAAACCATCCCACCACCCTCTTCTCCACCCTTGACAGGCTCATCCCACTGTGATTCAGAGCTGTCTCTTAACACTGTTCCCAATGCCATTGATGAGGGTTTCAGCCTGGATCCCTCATACCATTCTGACCTCAGACCCCAGGGACAGGGTCACAGATCAAGCTCATTCACATCCTCAGCCACAGACCAGCTGGATGATGCTGGGGTCAGTACAGCAAGTGAGGGTGAGTGGACATATCctccagaccaagaccagataGATGCAGACCAGGACCCCGACCAGACCCAAAACCTTAGCCGGAGTCATGGGCTAGTTCAGGAGTACAGCTCTAAAAATAGTCTTGAAGACCAGTCGAGTTTCAGTGACAAAACTAGCAACACCGACAAAGAGGTTGGCTCTCAATACTCAACTGATACAGAGGGTTTCTACTCCTCCTCTGTGCATTTTGGGGAGTGTAATCAGAGTTACAGAGCATACACGTATAACTATGCAGACCCAGGGCCTGACTGTGCTCAGACCAACACTGTGGCAGCACCACTAACACACGGAGCTTATCCCCAACGATCAGCCGACTTCAGAACAGGCACTATGACCTTGGGAAGGACCTGTCGTCCATTAAGGAAACCAAAAGTCAAACCTCCACCACCCAAAAGGACCTCTTCACTGAAGGAGACCAGTAGTTATGTTGACGTTGGAACGGATACACAGGCCGATCAGGATCAACCAAAGATGGTTAGTGAACAAGACCTGACCTTGTCTTCCACAGATATAAAACTGGAACTGGACCTAGAGCTTGGTGGTGCTCCAGAACCATTACAGACATCTTGTCTAGTGGCAGAGCCTTTGGGAGCTTGGGGTATGGGACTAGGTGAAACTGTGGATATAGTAGAGCCCATGTCCTTTAGTTCGGCAGACACGCACTCATTTAAGGATGAAGGTGCTGTGCAATCTGACTATGCAGACCTGTGGCTGCACAACAATGAGCTAAAGTCGAACAATGGTGAGTACACATCTATGTCCAACTCAAGCACAGCCACAGGTACTACCGTCATGGAGTGTATCAAGTCACCAgacagctcttcctcctccacagaaaCCCAAACCCAGGCCCCTGTTCAGTCCTGTGAGATTAGGGCCGCCAGTCCACCTCTCCCTCCTGGAGACTTCAAACTTGGCTCGCCAGAAAAGCTGGCTGGCCTTGCATCACCATCAAGTGGTTATTCCAGTCAATCAGAGACTCCAACCTCAACCTTGCCCTCATCTTCGGCAGCATTCTTCCCAGGACCACTATCTCCTTCAACTGGCAAAAGAAAACCCAAAGTGCCAGAGAGGAAGTCTTCCCTCTCTTCCCTGCAGCACTTCCCCAGAGATGGAGTTTCCATTTCTTCTTGCTATAAAAGAGATCCTGACtttccacctccaccttcccaGCTTGATCTTAATGTTCTTCATGGTGGCTATGTAAGACACACACTATCTCACCGGACACACCACATGCATACACTTcaccacagcaaacacagagTTGCAAATGCTCTAGCCACTGGAACAAAACTTTTGACTCCTGAGGCAACTACGACCAACCCACAATCAAGTTCAAATTCGGCCTCAACAATTCCCAGCTCAAATCTGCTAGTAATCACACCATCGGCTCTTCGTTCAGTACAGCTCCATCCTATTAACCAGTCTACTGATCAGCAGAGTACTTCCACAACAGACCAGGAAATAAGTTCAACAGAGACTGCTACAAGACCCAAATGTCCTCCGATTGGTGCTACATTGGCTCCCCCGCCTATTAACACGAGGCCTCTGCCTCCTCGCAGACCACCTCCGAGACCTCCAGGTCATGACTTCACGTCATCCCCGGAACATTCACAACCAACTCCCCCTGGCCGCCACCCCGATGGGCCACCATCCTACGAAAGCCTGCTACTCAGACAGGACCGCTATGGACCTGGAACATTTTGGGCCATGACAGCTTTCAGAGCTCGAATGGACCCATTGTCAGATCATGAGGACAGCTCACCCCTGCATCGACCGGTGCCACGCGCGCCTCACCCTTCGCCGGTggatttacacacacatatccactcacacacagagttcagagGGCTCACTCACTCAACTCATGCACATCCTGAGTTTAGAGTTTTGGGGGAACGGTCATTTTCCCAggatgatgatgacgacgaagaggaagaagaagaagaggaagagccagTGAAGGAGCCACCTAGGGCTGCATGTTACAGAGGAGGCATGCGATCAGATCACCCTCCGCCCCCAGCATATGAATTTGCTGGGGGATCCCACTTAGACTCAGGGCCCTGGGCTAGTCCTGTCAAAGTGCCTGGTAACACACTGGAGACATCGCATCCTTACCTAATCAGCGATGCAAGGAAAGGAGGACAAGAAgagcaagaagaagaggaggaagtgacaTCAGGTGCTACCAGAAGTGCCCATCAGCATCACCCACATGAGAGCAAAGACGACTCCACAACTCCTGACACAGAGGATTACTTCAGTAAAG ATTCCACACCTAGTGATAATTCGCTCTCGCCAATGATGGATGACGCCAAAGTGGATGACGACATCATTATCACATCACCCAACAAGACCCGAACTACTGAGGACCTGTTTGCAATGATACACAG ATCCAAGAGAAAGGTCCTGGGCCGTAAAGATTCAGGAGATCTGAACATGAAGTCCCGCCTATGCCCACCGCCTCCAGTGCCCCCCAGCAATGTGTCTACTGTTGTGATCCCACCGGCCCCTCCTCTCAACATTCCACCTACTTTAGCCATGGCTGCAGGTTCACAAAGAGCCCCCGTGCCAATTTATCGCAGCGCCAAGAAGTCCAGCACGTCCAACGAGGAGTTTAAACTCCTGCTGCTGAAAAAGGGTAGCAGGTCAGATTCCAGCTACCGCATGTCGGCTACCGAGATTCTGAAAAGCCCCATCACCCCAAAAACGCCAGGGGAGTCCCTTCAGGAAGGACCCATCAGGCAGGCTGAGGAACCACCTTCTACACTCCAGGAGCACCCTATTCCAGGCCTGGAGCCAATCCAGATTCCGGGACTTTTTCCCAGGGCAAACTCTGAGAGCTTCACCCCCAAAACCCTCCCTATGTCAGCTGCGTCTCGGCAGGGACGTTCTCGGATCCCGCCTGTAGCCAACAGCAGCCGCTATAGTACACGCAGCCGCCTCTACACAGCCCCCATGCAAGCCATTTCTGAAGGGGAGACGGAGAACTCAGACGGTAGCCCCCATGATGACAGGTCGTCCTAA